Proteins encoded by one window of Glycine soja cultivar W05 chromosome 15, ASM419377v2, whole genome shotgun sequence:
- the LOC114386576 gene encoding TMV resistance protein N-like produces MQRLPAKTISKIARTACDVFINHRGIDTKKNVAGLLYDNLTRNGVRAFLDSMNMKPGDRLFDHIDRAILGCKVGVAVFSPRYCDSYFCLHELALLMESNKRVVPIFYDVKPSQLVVKDNGTRPHKDLQRFCLALEEAKNTVGLTFDSLNGDWSELLRNASDAVIMNLLEVEEERKHARKQHR; encoded by the exons ATGCAACGTTTACCCGCCAAAACGATAAGCAAAATCGCTCGTACAGCATGCGACGTGTTCATAAACCACCGTGGGATAGACACAAAGAAAAACGTTGCGGGGTTGTTGTACGATAATCTTACGAGGAATGGAGTGAGGGCATTCTTGGACAGCATGAACATGAAACCTGGGGATAGGCTATTCGACCACATTGATAGGGCTATCCTCGGTTGCAAGGTTGGTGTTGCGGTCTTCTCTCCTCGTTATTGTGACTCCTATTTCTGCCTCCACGAGCTGGCTCTTCTCATGGAGTCCAACAAAAGGGTTGTTCCTATTTTCTATGATGTCAAACCGTCGCAGCTTGTGGTCAAGGACAACGGAACACGCCCTCATAAGGACCTTCAGAGGTTCTGTTTAGCACTCGAGGAAGCTAAAAACACCGTCGGTTTGACGTTTGATTCTTTGAATGG gGATTGGTCGGAGCTGCTAAGGAATGCTTCCGATGCGGTGATCATGAACTTGCTGGAGGTAGAGGAAGAAAGGAAGCACGCGAGGAAGCAACATCGTTGA
- the LOC114386472 gene encoding COP1-interacting protein 7-like isoform X1, whose translation MDSNSKAILDYALFQLTPTRTRCELLVFRGGVHQKIASGLFEPFVSHLKFLKDEISKGGYSIKLLPPNHGGFWFTRATFERFVRFVSTPAILERFVSLENEILQIRSSFQANAFSMSVATPDEGSVPQANGITRRLSDSTKLNDVLEGVDNKEENSKVSLHRLLESRIALLRKEQAMAYTRGLVAGFEIDSIDDLIYFANAFGAARLSEACMNFKELWKKKHADDLWIKEVAAMQSSLPPALSLSGSSGIILANDITTHNSSRDSIASGDENVSLETLNSALNKKEDVNLPTADHKLSHTANVNMPMPWPYNVPPYMYNLQNPQMPSYQGYPMTNMQSVPPYLVPNMQWSPDLGVNQKPSETKRDKSHKKRAEEYQDQQTESSDPDSGSESDSDKQNHSSHSSKDDLKRKKHRRKSSRTVVIRNINYITPKRRNNEGGVSDESLEDDDGIDEETIKQKVGVALESLQKVHKVEKRAKGKKAAAWHNVTKSSDATEEDLTYNLSDASEGGKKNDNWDAFQNLLKIDEGTGTDGPERMQSIDIQDEHFVLRSSELRMPNGASSSPNLDFKEVLKNPKVPNDCFIVSQRDGGNEGGSKLDEYVDNCGPVTKSRDNIGEEMLLSHRSKEPGRNELGDPLSTFAADSLQTKGRAADDWFIVDNLEKMRSPDPTIVPAVFDGDYTSSVNDRSQSEKRSERTLIDDSFMIQGQLVDNDLSDSQWKTDLSMVADLTAANKLESDAAASNEKHALSKNQEPSDLFVVLQRDSGLDSVEASRTMDYEIDFSFSETNRRSSMDDSHAKVNDNLPVSPVKTNVRKSQVSGTRSSGKDEKSKVLRDYSGKSKPEIMSRARKPALPKKPIVQKSKREQEDEIRQKMEELRNERQRRIAERTASSGIARAATRKDQIEGKTARISAKSDKNKAQPVKETSRISSVKVRGI comes from the exons ATGGATTCCAATTCCAAGGCCATTTTGGATTATGCTTTGTTTCAACTCACTCCAACCAGAACCAG ATGTGAGTTGTTAGTCTTTCGTGGAGGTGTTCATCAGAAAATAGCTTCTGGGTTGTTTGAGCCTTTCGTTTCTCATCTCAAATTCCTCAAAGATGAGATCTCCAAAGGTGGATACTCAATTAAGCTTCTGCCTCCCAACCACGGTGGCTTCTGGTTCACCAGAGCCACGTTTGAGAG ATTTGTGCGCTTTGTCAGCACACCGGCTATTCTGGAGAGGTTTGTTAGCCttgaaaatgaaattcttcAGATCAGAAGTTCATTTCAAGCTAATGCTTTTTCAATGTCCGTTGCAACTCCAGATGAAG GATCTGTGCCACAAGCCAATGGCATCACAAGGAGGTTAAGTGATTCTACAAAg TTAAATGATGTACTTGAAGGAGTTGACAATAAAGAGGAAAACTCAAA GGTTTCCCTGCATCGTCTGTTAGAGTCTCGAATAGCACTACTCCGGAAGGAGCAAGCAATGGCTTATACACGTGGTCTTGTTGCTGGATTTGAAATTGACAGCATTGATGATCTCATATACTTTGCAAATGCATTTGGAGCAGCCCGTTTAAG CGAAGCCTGCATGAATTTTAAGGAattatggaagaaaaagcatgcAGATGATCTTTGGATAAAAGAAGTAGCTGCTATGCAGTCAAGCTTACCACCAGCACTCTCATTGTCTGGATCATCTGGAATTATATTGGCAAATGATATAACCACCCATAATAGCTCTAGGGACAGCATTGCTTCTGGTGACGAAAATGTATCTCTGGAAACATTGAATTCTgctttaaacaaaaaagaag ATGTGAACCTGCCTACAGCAGATCATAAACTTTCACATACAGCAAATGTTAATATGCCAATGCCCTGGCCTTACAATGTACCTCCATATATGTATAATCTTCAAAATCCGCAAATGCCTTCATACCAAGGATATCCTATGACTAATATGCAGTCTGTTCCTCCTTACCTTGTACCAAATATGCAATGGTCTCCTGACCTGGGAGTGAATCAGAAACCATCAGAAACCAAAAGGGATAAATCTCACAAGAAAAGAGCAGAAGAATACCAAGACCAGCAGACAGAGTCCAGTGACCCTGATTCTGGGAGTGAATCTGATTCAGATAAACAGAATCACTCCAGTCATTCTTCGAAGGATGATCTGAAGAGGAAAAAGCACAGAAGAAAGTCATCTAGAACAGTTGTAATTCGTAATATCAACTACATCACTCCAAAAAGGAGAAATAATGAGGGGGGAGTCTCTGATGAGTctttagaagatgatgatggcaTCGATGAAGAAACCATCAAACAAAAGGTTGGTGTTGCACTTGAGTCTTTGCAAAAGGTCCATAAAGTTGAAAAACGTGCTAAGGGAAAAAAAGCAGCAGCCTGGCACAATGTAACTAAATCAAGTGATGCGACTGAGGAAGATCTCACTTATAACTTGAGTGATGCGTCCGAAGGAGGAAAGAAAAATGACAACTGGGATGCATTCCAGAACCTTTTGAAGATAGATGAGGGGACCGGAACTGATGGACCAGAAAGGATGCAGTCAATTGATATCCAGGATGAACATTTTGTGTTGAGAAGCTCAGAATTAAGAATGCCAAATGGTGCTAGTTCATCTCCAAACTTGGATTTCAAAGAAGTTCTGAAGAATCCTAAAGTTCCAAATGACTGCTTTATTGTGTCTCAGAGAGATGGAGGAAATGAAGGTGGCTCTAAGCTGGATGAGTATGTAGACAACTGTGGTCCAGTTACAAAGAGCAGGGATAATATTGGTGAAGAAATGCTGTTATCACATAGATCAAAGGAACCAGGAAGAAATGAACTCGGTGATCCATTATCTACTTTTGCTGCTGATTCATTACAAACAAAGGGAAGAGCAGCAGATGATTGGTTTATTGTAGATAATTTGGAAAAGATGAGGAGCCCTGACCCAACCATTGTGCCTGCAGTGTTTGATGGTGATTACACTTCATCAGTGAATGATCGCTCCCAATCTGAGAAAAGAAGTGAGCGAACTCTCATTGATGATTCCTTCATGATTCAGGGTCAATTAGTAGATAATGATCTTTCTGACTCGCAATGGAAGACGGACTTAAGTATGGTTGCAGATCTAACTGCTGCCAACAAGCTTGAAAGTGATGCAGCTGCTTCAAATGAGAAGCATGCATTATCAAAGAACCAGGAGCCAAGTGACCTCTTTGTAGTTCTACAACGGGATTCTGGATTGGACTCTGTTGAGGCCTCGCGGACAATGGACTATGAAATTGACTTTTCCTTCTCAGAAACTAATAGAAGATCCTCCATGGATGATTCTCACGCCAAGGTGAATGACAACCTTCCTGTTAGTCCTGTGAAAACCAATGTGAGAAAAAGCCAAGTTTCTGGAACAAGAAGTTCTGGAAAAGATGAAAAGTCAAAAGTGTTGCGTGATTACTCTGGGAAGAGCAAGCCTGAAATCATGTCGAGGGCCAGAAAGCCGGCTCTCCCTAAAAAGCCTATAGTTCAGAAGAGCAAAAGGGAACAG GAAGATGAGATTAGACAGAAGATGGAAGAATTGCGGAATGAACGTCAGAGGAGAATTGCTGAAAGAACTGCATCCTCTGGCATTGCTCGAGCTGCGACAAGGAAAGACCAAATTGAAGGTAAAACAGCAAGGATTTCTGCTAAGAGTGACAAGAATAAGGCTCAACCGGTAAAAGAGACAAGCAGAATCAGTTCGGTCAAGGTCAGGGGAATTTAG
- the LOC114386472 gene encoding COP1-interacting protein 7-like isoform X2: protein MSVATPDEGSVPQANGITRRLSDSTKLNDVLEGVDNKEENSKVSLHRLLESRIALLRKEQAMAYTRGLVAGFEIDSIDDLIYFANAFGAARLSEACMNFKELWKKKHADDLWIKEVAAMQSSLPPALSLSGSSGIILANDITTHNSSRDSIASGDENVSLETLNSALNKKEDVNLPTADHKLSHTANVNMPMPWPYNVPPYMYNLQNPQMPSYQGYPMTNMQSVPPYLVPNMQWSPDLGVNQKPSETKRDKSHKKRAEEYQDQQTESSDPDSGSESDSDKQNHSSHSSKDDLKRKKHRRKSSRTVVIRNINYITPKRRNNEGGVSDESLEDDDGIDEETIKQKVGVALESLQKVHKVEKRAKGKKAAAWHNVTKSSDATEEDLTYNLSDASEGGKKNDNWDAFQNLLKIDEGTGTDGPERMQSIDIQDEHFVLRSSELRMPNGASSSPNLDFKEVLKNPKVPNDCFIVSQRDGGNEGGSKLDEYVDNCGPVTKSRDNIGEEMLLSHRSKEPGRNELGDPLSTFAADSLQTKGRAADDWFIVDNLEKMRSPDPTIVPAVFDGDYTSSVNDRSQSEKRSERTLIDDSFMIQGQLVDNDLSDSQWKTDLSMVADLTAANKLESDAAASNEKHALSKNQEPSDLFVVLQRDSGLDSVEASRTMDYEIDFSFSETNRRSSMDDSHAKVNDNLPVSPVKTNVRKSQVSGTRSSGKDEKSKVLRDYSGKSKPEIMSRARKPALPKKPIVQKSKREQEDEIRQKMEELRNERQRRIAERTASSGIARAATRKDQIEGKTARISAKSDKNKAQPVKETSRISSVKVRGI from the exons ATGTCCGTTGCAACTCCAGATGAAG GATCTGTGCCACAAGCCAATGGCATCACAAGGAGGTTAAGTGATTCTACAAAg TTAAATGATGTACTTGAAGGAGTTGACAATAAAGAGGAAAACTCAAA GGTTTCCCTGCATCGTCTGTTAGAGTCTCGAATAGCACTACTCCGGAAGGAGCAAGCAATGGCTTATACACGTGGTCTTGTTGCTGGATTTGAAATTGACAGCATTGATGATCTCATATACTTTGCAAATGCATTTGGAGCAGCCCGTTTAAG CGAAGCCTGCATGAATTTTAAGGAattatggaagaaaaagcatgcAGATGATCTTTGGATAAAAGAAGTAGCTGCTATGCAGTCAAGCTTACCACCAGCACTCTCATTGTCTGGATCATCTGGAATTATATTGGCAAATGATATAACCACCCATAATAGCTCTAGGGACAGCATTGCTTCTGGTGACGAAAATGTATCTCTGGAAACATTGAATTCTgctttaaacaaaaaagaag ATGTGAACCTGCCTACAGCAGATCATAAACTTTCACATACAGCAAATGTTAATATGCCAATGCCCTGGCCTTACAATGTACCTCCATATATGTATAATCTTCAAAATCCGCAAATGCCTTCATACCAAGGATATCCTATGACTAATATGCAGTCTGTTCCTCCTTACCTTGTACCAAATATGCAATGGTCTCCTGACCTGGGAGTGAATCAGAAACCATCAGAAACCAAAAGGGATAAATCTCACAAGAAAAGAGCAGAAGAATACCAAGACCAGCAGACAGAGTCCAGTGACCCTGATTCTGGGAGTGAATCTGATTCAGATAAACAGAATCACTCCAGTCATTCTTCGAAGGATGATCTGAAGAGGAAAAAGCACAGAAGAAAGTCATCTAGAACAGTTGTAATTCGTAATATCAACTACATCACTCCAAAAAGGAGAAATAATGAGGGGGGAGTCTCTGATGAGTctttagaagatgatgatggcaTCGATGAAGAAACCATCAAACAAAAGGTTGGTGTTGCACTTGAGTCTTTGCAAAAGGTCCATAAAGTTGAAAAACGTGCTAAGGGAAAAAAAGCAGCAGCCTGGCACAATGTAACTAAATCAAGTGATGCGACTGAGGAAGATCTCACTTATAACTTGAGTGATGCGTCCGAAGGAGGAAAGAAAAATGACAACTGGGATGCATTCCAGAACCTTTTGAAGATAGATGAGGGGACCGGAACTGATGGACCAGAAAGGATGCAGTCAATTGATATCCAGGATGAACATTTTGTGTTGAGAAGCTCAGAATTAAGAATGCCAAATGGTGCTAGTTCATCTCCAAACTTGGATTTCAAAGAAGTTCTGAAGAATCCTAAAGTTCCAAATGACTGCTTTATTGTGTCTCAGAGAGATGGAGGAAATGAAGGTGGCTCTAAGCTGGATGAGTATGTAGACAACTGTGGTCCAGTTACAAAGAGCAGGGATAATATTGGTGAAGAAATGCTGTTATCACATAGATCAAAGGAACCAGGAAGAAATGAACTCGGTGATCCATTATCTACTTTTGCTGCTGATTCATTACAAACAAAGGGAAGAGCAGCAGATGATTGGTTTATTGTAGATAATTTGGAAAAGATGAGGAGCCCTGACCCAACCATTGTGCCTGCAGTGTTTGATGGTGATTACACTTCATCAGTGAATGATCGCTCCCAATCTGAGAAAAGAAGTGAGCGAACTCTCATTGATGATTCCTTCATGATTCAGGGTCAATTAGTAGATAATGATCTTTCTGACTCGCAATGGAAGACGGACTTAAGTATGGTTGCAGATCTAACTGCTGCCAACAAGCTTGAAAGTGATGCAGCTGCTTCAAATGAGAAGCATGCATTATCAAAGAACCAGGAGCCAAGTGACCTCTTTGTAGTTCTACAACGGGATTCTGGATTGGACTCTGTTGAGGCCTCGCGGACAATGGACTATGAAATTGACTTTTCCTTCTCAGAAACTAATAGAAGATCCTCCATGGATGATTCTCACGCCAAGGTGAATGACAACCTTCCTGTTAGTCCTGTGAAAACCAATGTGAGAAAAAGCCAAGTTTCTGGAACAAGAAGTTCTGGAAAAGATGAAAAGTCAAAAGTGTTGCGTGATTACTCTGGGAAGAGCAAGCCTGAAATCATGTCGAGGGCCAGAAAGCCGGCTCTCCCTAAAAAGCCTATAGTTCAGAAGAGCAAAAGGGAACAG GAAGATGAGATTAGACAGAAGATGGAAGAATTGCGGAATGAACGTCAGAGGAGAATTGCTGAAAGAACTGCATCCTCTGGCATTGCTCGAGCTGCGACAAGGAAAGACCAAATTGAAGGTAAAACAGCAAGGATTTCTGCTAAGAGTGACAAGAATAAGGCTCAACCGGTAAAAGAGACAAGCAGAATCAGTTCGGTCAAGGTCAGGGGAATTTAG